The sequence AGCCTGCGGATCCTGGAGTCTTTCCGGCATTCCTGAAAGCGCTGCGCGACCGCCACCCGACGGTGCGAATGGCCGCGGTGGATGTGGTCAGCCGGATTGATGATCCCCGAGCCCGCGAGGCGATTTTCACCCGGCAGCAGCGCGAGCGCCATGGCGATGTGCGGCGCGTGCTCGCCCTCGCCCTCAAACGCCTTCAGCCGAAGTAACCGCGGCCACCAGCTCCCATGGCATCCCCGTCGATGCTTGAGCGAATCACTCAGGCCATCACCACGCATCAGCTGCTCACGCCAGGAGACCGCGTGGTCGTGGCGGTCTCCGGCGGAGCGGATTCCGTCGCCCTGCTGCACCTGTTCACGCGGCTTCAGCCGGCATGGAAGCTGGCCCTGGTCGTCGGGCATGTGGATCATGGCTTGCGAGCCTCCTCGAGCGAGGACGCCGAATTCGTCCGCCGACTGGCCGCGCGGTGGAGATTGCCCGTCGCCATCGAGCGCCGCGAGGTCGGCCGCGCCTGCGCGGACAACGGCTGGTCGCTCGAAGATGGGGCTCGGCGGATCCGCTACGACGCCCTGCAGCAGATGGCCCGCCGAGCGCAAGCGAACCGCATTGCCCTGGCCCATACGGCCGATGATCAAGCGGAAACCGTGCTGATGCGGCTGCTCCGAGGATCCGGGCTGCTGGGCTTGAGCGCCATCCCCTGGCAGCGGACGCTTGATGAGCGCGCGACGATCATCCGCCCCTTGCTTGATGTCTGGCGCGAAGACGTGCTGGCGTATCTTGAGGCTGAAGGGCTCTCGCACTGCGAGGATCCGTCGAACCGGGATCTGCGCTTTCTTCGCAACCGCATCCGGCATGAGCTGCTGCCGTTGCTGCAGCAGACGTATAATCCCAAGATCAAGCACGCCTTGCTGCAGCTCGCGAACCATACCCATTGGGAGTACCGGTATCTTCAGACGGCTGCGGCGCGGCAATGGAAGCGCGTGGCAAAACGCCATCGAAGCGGCGCCATTCGGATCTCGGTGGAGGGCTTTAACCGCCAACCTAAAGCCCTGCAGCGCCAGCTGCTTCGCCAGACGGTGGAGGCACTCCGCGGCGCTGTCGGCCGGTTGGAGTTCCGCCACTGGGCGGAGGCGGAGCGGCTCTTTACCGAACGGCCCAACGGCGCGATCGTCGACTTGCCGAATGGGTTGCAGCTCATCCGCGAGCGCGATCACGTCATTGCTATCTGCGCTCGGTCAGGCTATACTGAACTGGTAAGACGATTTTCCCACGACGGAGAGAAGGAACCATGAGCACGTTACGACCGATGCCACCGCAACGTTCCCGATGGCTGTTGACCTTCGTGATTCTACTGGGCCTGCTGGGCCTGATGCAGCTGCTGGCTCCCGCCCTGAAAGGGCACCGGCAGATGACCTACAGCGAATTCTACCGCCTCGTGGAAACCAACCGCGAGACCCGCGAGATCACCGATGCGAAGCTGGTCGATGACCGGATTGAAGGCCGGCTGAAAAACGGCGGGGGCTTTTCGGTGTTCGTGCCCCCGAATGACCAGGACGTGGTGAAATTGCTGCGGGAGAACGTGGCCAATTTCGACGTGCAGCCGCCCCAGGCCGGCTTCATGAGCATCATGCTGGGGCTGCTGCCCTGGATTTTTATCTTCGGGTTTATGTGGCTGGTGACGCGCTCAGCGCAGGGCGGGGGGCGCCTGCTCTCCTTCGGCAAGAGCCGCGCGAAGCTCGTGTCGCCCGAGAACCAAACCCGCGTGACGTTCGATGATGTCGCCGGCATCGAAGAAGCCAAGGAAGAGTTGCGGGAAATCATCGAGTTTTTGAAGGACCCGAAACGGTTCCAGCGGCTGGGCGGAAAGATCCCGAAGGGGGTGCTGCTGATCGGGCTGCCGGGCACGGGCAAGACGCTTCTGGCCAAAGCGGTCGCCGGCGAAGCCAGCGT comes from Candidatus Omnitrophota bacterium and encodes:
- the tilS gene encoding tRNA lysidine(34) synthetase TilS is translated as MLERITQAITTHQLLTPGDRVVVAVSGGADSVALLHLFTRLQPAWKLALVVGHVDHGLRASSSEDAEFVRRLAARWRLPVAIERREVGRACADNGWSLEDGARRIRYDALQQMARRAQANRIALAHTADDQAETVLMRLLRGSGLLGLSAIPWQRTLDERATIIRPLLDVWREDVLAYLEAEGLSHCEDPSNRDLRFLRNRIRHELLPLLQQTYNPKIKHALLQLANHTHWEYRYLQTAAARQWKRVAKRHRSGAIRISVEGFNRQPKALQRQLLRQTVEALRGAVGRLEFRHWAEAERLFTERPNGAIVDLPNGLQLIRERDHVIAICARSGYTELVRRFSHDGEKEP